The window GGCTGCCTCGATCGACATGCGCGATCGGGTTGTCGAATTGTGGAACGGAGGGTGTCCGCCCGTCATGCTGCTGGGCAGCGACGGTTGCATGGAGCATATCTGGCGCTCGCGCCACATGGCGCTCGGCATCCTCGACGACAAGGACTTCGACAGCACGATCGAGCGGTTTTCGTATCGGGAGCAGTCCCAGTTGATGGTCGTATCCGATGGCCTTTCGGAGGCCCTCGGGCAGGACGGCAAGCACCGCTTCGGCGACCGCGAGCTGCTCGAGGCAGTGCGCGGCGAGGCCCCGTCCCGGCTGTCCCGGGTCATCAGTCGCCTCCAGGCGTTCACCGGCGGACGCGCCCTGGAGGACGATGCGTCCGTGCTGCTGGTCGATTGCCTGCTCGAGCCGCTTGCCGAGCCTGTCGTCGAAGCGCCTGCAGGCGCTGTCGGAATGCCCGCGGCACCAGGCAGCGCGCGCACGTCGCACTGGGCACTGGAGATGCGGCTGGGTCCGACGCAATTGCGCAAGCTTACGCTGGCACCGTTCGCCAGCAGCGTGGTCGAGCAGCTCGGAATTCCCCGCAGCCTGCGCTCGAACGTGTACTGCGTGCTGTCGGAATTGCTCGCCAACGCGCTCGACTACGGCGTGCTCGGCCTGGACCCAGCCGTACTCGACATGCCCGGCGGCCGTGAGCGGTTTCGCGAAGACCGGGCGGCCAGGCTGGCCGGGCTGTCGTCGGGCAGTCTGTGGATCAAGGCCGCCGTCGAGCCGTTCGGCGGTAGCGAGTACCTGCAGATCGAGATCGAGGATTCCGGTGCCGGCTTCGACATTGAAAGCCTGGAAGCCCGGCTGGCCGGACTCGGCGGTGCGGATGCGGTACGGCGCGGCCGCGGCCTGGAACTCGTACGCTCGGTGTGCACCGAACTGCGCTTCGACCAGCGGGGTCGGCGCGTTGTCGCGATCATCGCGCTGTCCGCGCGCCGCTGACGGCGCTGCCGGGGCTGCAGTTGCCGGGACCCGCGTTTTTGCACTAAAGTCCGCGCGGATCGAATGACGGGACAGGCAACGATGGCTGCACAGCGGATTGACGGCAAGGCGCTCGCCGAACAGGTACTCGCGGAGTGCCGTACCAGGGTGGACGCGCTCGCGGCGCGCGGGATCCGTCCGGGGCTGGCGGTGGTGCTGGTCGGCGACAACCCAGCCTCGCGCGCATACGTGCGCAACAAGGTCAGGGCCTGCGGCACGGTCGGCGTCCATTCCGAGGTGGTCG of the Rhodocyclaceae bacterium genome contains:
- a CDS encoding SpoIIE family protein phosphatase; protein product: MDLTSPPLPAGHAAPEKAARAGVILIDSDPVVRRDLQAMLEANGARLLAVSSAAEAVELADRGEAAVVLCAMSAGDGPLRALAERRMDSRPACPWTLVALVPASAGEADIERLHRLADDFLQLPLSAGWLGARLRMYLRMGAYVERTQAQRTMLMRHQDEAEEEQRIASYLISRLEGLDPLAERLMHAWVSPAHHLSGDVVAVARSPDDRINVLLADGTGHGLAAAISVLPVSEVFHRMTDRGFDIASIVTEMNRKLRSCMPADRFVACAAASIDMRDRVVELWNGGCPPVMLLGSDGCMEHIWRSRHMALGILDDKDFDSTIERFSYREQSQLMVVSDGLSEALGQDGKHRFGDRELLEAVRGEAPSRLSRVISRLQAFTGGRALEDDASVLLVDCLLEPLAEPVVEAPAGAVGMPAAPGSARTSHWALEMRLGPTQLRKLTLAPFASSVVEQLGIPRSLRSNVYCVLSELLANALDYGVLGLDPAVLDMPGGRERFREDRAARLAGLSSGSLWIKAAVEPFGGSEYLQIEIEDSGAGFDIESLEARLAGLGGADAVRRGRGLELVRSVCTELRFDQRGRRVVAIIALSARR